From Chryseobacterium sp. IHB B 17019, one genomic window encodes:
- a CDS encoding 7-carboxy-7-deazaguanine synthase QueE, with protein MKIEEDILLKEGKMLPVMEHFYTLQGEGAHTGKAAYFIRLGGCDVGCHWCDVKESWDPNLHPLMNAEEIAKTAASHCKTIVLTGGEPLMWNLDILTSKLKELGCTVHIETSGAYPMSGHIDWITLSPKKTGLPKEEIYQKAHELKMIVFNNNDFKFAQEQAAKVSENCTLYLQSEWSKRDEMYPKITDFILQHPEWRASVQTHKYLNIP; from the coding sequence ATGAAAATAGAAGAAGATATTTTATTAAAAGAAGGTAAAATGCTCCCGGTGATGGAGCATTTTTACACTCTTCAGGGGGAAGGAGCGCATACCGGAAAAGCAGCCTATTTCATCAGATTGGGCGGTTGCGACGTTGGGTGCCACTGGTGTGATGTAAAGGAAAGCTGGGATCCAAATTTACATCCGCTAATGAATGCAGAAGAAATTGCAAAAACTGCGGCAAGTCACTGTAAAACAATTGTTTTAACAGGCGGTGAGCCATTAATGTGGAATTTAGATATTTTAACATCCAAATTAAAAGAATTGGGATGCACGGTTCATATTGAGACTTCCGGAGCGTATCCGATGAGCGGACACATCGACTGGATCACCCTTTCACCAAAGAAAACAGGACTTCCAAAAGAAGAAATCTATCAGAAAGCTCATGAGCTTAAAATGATTGTTTTTAATAATAATGATTTTAAATTTGCTCAGGAACAGGCCGCAAAAGTTTCGGAAAACTGTACCTTATATCTGCAGAGCGAATGGAGTAAGCGGGACGAAATGTACCCGAAAATTACTGATTTCATTTTACAGCATCCGGAATGGCGGGCATCAGTTCAGACCCATAAATATCTGAATATCCCATAA
- a CDS encoding exopolysaccharide biosynthesis polyprenyl glycosylphosphotransferase translates to MQRIRYSRYLKSIIILLDLLVIASIFIFFFVSRNQDLKYNQETWYQNAFSLVLLFLFWMLLSGRTRIYNIPRNLTYTLFLERLLLHFLIFILGVLLIGKVSYNVFFNSDIYWLSFYLFFFIFLAKSFIYFGIKYIRSLGINHRNIMFLDENSSTEVLKNILKERKDYGYKIFEYSNPEIKPNELIEFWKANGIHTLFVPIENSYDEDTEKEIFRLAEANKVHISLIPSITQSDFFLYDMGYIQTQPVLNQAKYPLDYYSNFLLKRTFDVVFSVFVLVCICSWLFPIIAILIKSTSKGPVFFIQKRYGFHEEVFDCIKFRTMIVNDESSTRTTSENDSRITRFGKFLRKTSLDEMPQFLNVLKGEMSIVGPRPHMLAVDNYYKPKIGRYSLRSMVNPGITGLAQVNGLRGDAGDVEVEMNKRVLADAFYVRNWSFVLDLVIILKTIFLVVGGDKNAK, encoded by the coding sequence ATGCAGAGAATTCGATACTCTAGATACCTGAAATCGATTATCATTTTGCTTGACCTTCTGGTTATTGCATCTATTTTCATATTCTTTTTTGTAAGCAGAAACCAGGATTTGAAATACAATCAGGAAACATGGTACCAGAATGCATTTTCTTTAGTGTTGTTATTTTTGTTCTGGATGCTCCTCAGTGGCAGGACAAGAATCTACAATATTCCCAGAAACCTCACTTATACCTTGTTTCTGGAGCGCCTTCTCCTTCATTTTCTGATATTTATTCTGGGGGTTTTACTGATTGGGAAAGTGAGTTATAACGTATTTTTCAATTCGGATATTTACTGGCTTTCGTTTTATCTGTTTTTCTTTATTTTTCTGGCAAAATCCTTTATTTATTTCGGAATTAAATATATCCGTAGTTTAGGGATCAATCACAGGAATATTATGTTCCTGGACGAAAACAGCTCAACGGAGGTTTTAAAAAATATTTTAAAGGAAAGAAAAGATTACGGGTACAAAATTTTCGAATACAGTAATCCTGAAATAAAGCCTAACGAGTTAATAGAATTCTGGAAAGCAAACGGTATTCATACTTTGTTTGTCCCGATAGAAAATTCTTACGATGAAGATACCGAAAAAGAAATTTTCAGATTAGCAGAAGCTAATAAGGTTCATATTTCATTGATTCCGAGTATCACACAAAGTGATTTTTTCCTGTATGATATGGGATATATTCAGACGCAACCTGTTCTGAATCAGGCAAAATACCCGTTGGATTATTACTCCAATTTTTTATTAAAAAGAACATTTGATGTTGTTTTTTCAGTCTTTGTTTTGGTTTGCATTTGTTCGTGGCTGTTTCCGATTATTGCAATTTTAATTAAATCAACATCAAAAGGGCCTGTTTTTTTCATACAGAAAAGATATGGTTTTCATGAGGAGGTTTTTGATTGTATTAAATTCAGAACAATGATCGTAAATGATGAATCTTCAACAAGAACTACGAGTGAAAATGATTCCCGAATTACCAGATTCGGAAAATTTTTAAGAAAAACCAGCTTAGACGAAATGCCACAGTTTTTGAATGTTTTGAAAGGAGAAATGTCAATTGTGGGCCCAAGACCACACATGTTGGCTGTTGATAATTATTATAAGCCAAAGATCGGGCGATACAGTCTTAGAAGCATGGTGAACCCGGGAATTACTGGTCTTGCACAGGTAAACGGACTTCGTGGCGATGCAGGAGATGTGGAAGTGGAAATGAATAAAAGAGTTTTGGCAGACGCTTTCTACGTGAGAAACTGGAGTTTTGTGCTGGATCTGGTTATTATTTTAAAAACAATTTTTCTGGTTGTAGGCGGAGATAAAAATGCGAAATAA
- a CDS encoding MlaE family ABC transporter permease: MLKKFFTAIGEYIILVGKSIQKPQKMRVFWKLFMREINDLGVNSFGLVIFTSIFVGAVVAIQMFNNFDTSDFPIPPSFVGYATKAVLVLEFSPTIISLILAGKVGSYIASSIGTMRVSEQIDALDIMGVNSPNFLILPKIIACMIFNPLLIAISIVFGIGGGYLAGVLTGNWTTNDYITGIQMYMPNLFVYYAFTKTIVFAFIIATVPSYFGYNVKGGSLEVGRASTQAVVWTMVFIILSELLLTQLILS, encoded by the coding sequence ATGTTAAAAAAGTTTTTTACAGCGATAGGAGAATATATAATCCTTGTTGGTAAATCCATCCAGAAACCTCAGAAAATGAGAGTGTTCTGGAAACTATTCATGAGAGAGATCAATGATTTGGGTGTCAACTCATTTGGGTTGGTTATCTTTACATCCATATTCGTGGGGGCGGTAGTAGCCATTCAGATGTTTAATAACTTTGACACTTCGGATTTCCCCATTCCGCCGTCATTTGTAGGATATGCTACAAAAGCGGTTTTGGTTCTGGAGTTTTCACCTACCATTATCAGCCTTATTCTTGCCGGAAAAGTTGGTTCATATATTGCTTCGAGTATTGGAACAATGAGGGTTTCGGAGCAGATTGATGCATTGGATATTATGGGAGTAAATTCACCAAACTTTTTGATTTTACCAAAAATAATCGCCTGTATGATCTTTAATCCGCTACTGATTGCCATTAGTATCGTATTCGGTATTGGCGGAGGGTATTTGGCCGGGGTTTTAACGGGTAACTGGACCACCAACGACTATATTACAGGAATTCAGATGTATATGCCTAATCTTTTTGTTTATTACGCCTTTACCAAGACCATTGTTTTTGCATTTATTATTGCTACGGTGCCGTCTTATTTCGGATATAATGTAAAAGGAGGGTCACTGGAAGTAGGTAGGGCAAGTACACAGGCTGTGGTTTGGACAATGGTGTTCATTATCCTTTCGGAATTACTTTTAACCCAATTAATATTAAGCTAA
- a CDS encoding ABC transporter ATP-binding protein yields the protein MIEVKNLKKSFDEVEVLKGISTTFEKGKVNLIIGQSGSGKTVFLKSLLNVYQPSSGEILFDGRDINVMNREEKQHLRSEIGTLFQGSALFDSLTVEENIMFPLDMFTNLTFREKKRRVFEVIGRVHLDKANRKFPSEISGGMQKRVAIARAIVNHPKYLFCDEPNSGLDPYTSNVIDDLLLEITKEYNTTTIINTHDMNSVMTIGEKIVYLRLGIKEWEGNKDILITAGNKNLIDFVYSSELFKELREYLLENNKTIDNTITKIEDNEKGS from the coding sequence ATGATTGAGGTAAAAAATTTAAAGAAAAGTTTTGATGAGGTTGAAGTACTTAAAGGAATTTCAACAACTTTTGAAAAAGGAAAAGTAAACCTGATTATCGGGCAAAGTGGCTCGGGGAAAACTGTTTTCCTAAAAAGTTTATTGAATGTTTATCAACCTTCTTCGGGAGAGATTCTTTTTGATGGAAGAGACATTAATGTAATGAATAGAGAGGAGAAACAGCACCTTCGTTCGGAAATCGGGACCCTGTTTCAGGGAAGTGCTTTGTTTGATTCTTTAACGGTGGAGGAAAACATTATGTTTCCTTTGGATATGTTTACCAATCTTACATTCAGGGAGAAAAAAAGAAGGGTTTTTGAGGTAATCGGAAGAGTACATTTGGATAAAGCAAACAGAAAATTTCCTTCTGAAATTTCCGGAGGTATGCAAAAGCGTGTGGCCATTGCAAGAGCCATCGTAAATCACCCGAAATATCTTTTCTGTGATGAGCCTAACTCAGGTTTGGATCCTTATACTTCTAACGTAATCGATGATCTTTTGCTGGAAATCACAAAAGAATATAATACTACCACAATCATAAATACGCACGATATGAACTCTGTAATGACGATTGGCGAGAAAATTGTTTACTTAAGATTAGGAATTAAAGAATGGGAAGGTAATAAGGACATTCTCATTACAGCGGGCAATAAAAATCTGATTGATTTCGTTTATTCGTCAGAGCTTTTTAAAGAATTGAGAGAATATTTACTTGAAAATAATAAAACTATTGATAATACAATCACAAAAATAGAAGACAATGAAAAAGGTTCTTAG
- a CDS encoding outer membrane beta-barrel protein → MKKVLSIALIGFSMLASAQISLAAKANLIFPTGSPSWKNIKGTVNQAIEGEGKNNVGFNIGLSLKANLPAAFFVMPELYYTNFKNEFTAENTTFDIKSSRIDLPVLVGHKVLGDMLGVFVGPVASYNLSKEDTFNDFQENARENFTVGYQFGAQLEIKKFLVNARYEGAFSKDSRNFINRVSGEEIRYDNRPNLFMVGVGYKF, encoded by the coding sequence ATGAAAAAGGTTCTTAGTATAGCATTAATAGGGTTTTCCATGCTTGCATCAGCTCAGATTTCTTTAGCTGCTAAAGCAAACTTAATATTCCCGACAGGTTCACCGTCATGGAAAAATATTAAAGGAACAGTAAACCAGGCCATTGAAGGTGAAGGAAAAAACAATGTAGGCTTCAATATCGGGCTTTCATTGAAGGCGAATCTTCCGGCGGCATTTTTTGTAATGCCGGAATTATATTACACCAACTTTAAAAACGAATTCACTGCAGAAAACACGACTTTTGACATCAAAAGCAGCCGTATTGATTTACCAGTGCTTGTTGGACATAAGGTTTTAGGAGATATGTTGGGTGTTTTCGTAGGTCCGGTTGCGAGTTATAATTTAAGCAAAGAAGATACCTTCAACGATTTTCAGGAGAATGCGAGAGAAAATTTTACTGTAGGTTATCAGTTCGGAGCTCAGCTTGAAATCAAGAAATTTCTTGTGAATGCAAGATATGAAGGTGCTTTCAGCAAAGATTCCAGAAACTTTATCAACAGAGTTTCGGGTGAAGAAATCAGATACGACAACAGACCAAATTTATTTATGGTAGGTGTTGGATACAAGTTTTAA
- a CDS encoding lipopolysaccharide assembly protein LapA domain-containing protein: protein MKSLSLTGLVLLAVSALLFYLTTDFTVEQIRMPHIMGIMGGIGIGLIIGGLVGYVSKGSAIKQEQKRKEYKQLQKDKEELEKQAAEIAKREAELRNQQNQNPQI from the coding sequence ATGAAGAGTTTATCACTTACAGGACTTGTACTTTTGGCTGTTTCAGCTTTACTTTTTTATCTGACGACAGATTTTACCGTTGAGCAAATCAGAATGCCTCATATTATGGGAATAATGGGAGGTATCGGAATTGGGTTGATCATTGGTGGACTTGTAGGATATGTCAGTAAAGGAAGCGCCATAAAGCAAGAGCAGAAAAGAAAGGAATATAAACAATTACAAAAAGATAAAGAAGAGCTGGAAAAGCAGGCAGCGGAAATCGCAAAACGTGAAGCCGAACTTCGGAATCAGCAAAATCAAAATCCTCAAATCTAA
- a CDS encoding M48 family metallopeptidase has protein sequence MKIKHLLGIGAVALSVAACTTNPITGRSSLQLANNSEILTMSSQEYRSTLTKSKVITGTADAKRVVNVGSRIKSAAERYYQSIGRSADLANYSWEFNLIQSNELNAWCMPGGKVAVYTGILPVTKNDNGLAVVMGHEVSHALAGHGNERISQAMVAQYGGAILGGTISNAQWANVFQKVYPIGSQVALLKYGRNQESEADKMGLYLMGMAGYDPREAVPFWSRMEASSKGGRQPEFLSTHPNPETRISDINKDLPKALEYYKAAGGKI, from the coding sequence ATGAAAATAAAACATTTATTAGGAATAGGAGCAGTTGCCCTTTCAGTTGCTGCCTGCACCACGAACCCTATCACGGGTAGATCTTCTTTGCAGCTAGCAAATAATTCAGAAATTCTGACGATGTCTTCTCAGGAATACAGATCGACATTGACAAAATCAAAAGTAATCACAGGAACAGCAGATGCAAAAAGGGTGGTGAATGTAGGATCGAGAATAAAATCTGCAGCAGAAAGATATTATCAGTCTATTGGACGTTCTGCGGATCTTGCGAATTATAGCTGGGAGTTTAATCTTATACAGAGCAACGAACTGAATGCATGGTGTATGCCCGGAGGAAAAGTTGCTGTATATACAGGAATTTTACCGGTTACCAAAAATGATAACGGACTTGCTGTAGTAATGGGGCACGAAGTTTCTCATGCTTTGGCAGGACACGGAAATGAAAGAATTTCTCAGGCAATGGTGGCTCAATATGGAGGTGCTATTTTGGGAGGAACAATTTCTAATGCGCAATGGGCAAATGTTTTCCAGAAAGTCTATCCTATCGGATCTCAGGTTGCCTTATTGAAATACGGCAGAAATCAGGAGTCTGAAGCAGATAAAATGGGATTATATTTAATGGGGATGGCAGGTTACGACCCAAGAGAGGCAGTCCCTTTCTGGAGCCGAATGGAAGCCTCATCTAAAGGAGGAAGACAACCGGAATTCTTATCCACCCACCCGAATCCTGAAACAAGAATATCAGATATTAATAAAGATCTGCCTAAAGCTCTTGAATATTATAAGGCTGCGGGAGGAAAAATATAA
- a CDS encoding DUF4251 domain-containing protein, translated as MKKYISIIFVFGFLFLFQNCSSQSGMDSQTVSMLVNSQDFSFRAERATPTNYDVINVMNSMPNSTSTRILDLTGSNYSVDLRKDKLEVVLPYFGRVFNATYGNTDKNSYRFTSKDFTVNKSQNKKGNWIVSIKPNDVSNADEIIIEVFKNGKAFTSIRSNDRQPISYDGYITKNEEVKPQP; from the coding sequence ATGAAAAAGTATATTTCAATCATATTTGTTTTTGGGTTTTTATTCCTCTTTCAAAACTGTTCTTCGCAGAGTGGAATGGATTCTCAAACAGTGTCGATGCTCGTGAATTCCCAGGATTTTTCGTTTCGTGCGGAAAGAGCAACTCCTACGAATTATGACGTCATCAATGTAATGAATTCTATGCCGAACTCTACATCCACAAGAATTCTGGATCTTACCGGAAGTAACTACAGTGTTGATTTGAGAAAGGATAAGCTGGAAGTAGTTTTACCTTATTTTGGAAGGGTTTTCAATGCAACTTATGGAAATACAGATAAAAACAGCTACAGATTTACATCAAAAGATTTTACAGTAAACAAATCTCAAAATAAAAAAGGAAACTGGATTGTAAGTATTAAACCGAACGATGTAAGTAACGCAGATGAAATTATCATTGAAGTATTTAAAAACGGGAAAGCTTTCACATCAATCAGAAGTAACGACAGGCAACCAATTTCTTACGACGGATATATTACTAAAAATGAAGAGGTAAAACCTCAACCTTAA
- the meaB gene encoding methylmalonyl Co-A mutase-associated GTPase MeaB has translation MKFSTEELIEGIRSGNKRLIAKAITLVESKKSEHRQQAEELLKQIMPFTGNSIRVGVTGVPGAGKSTFIENFGRLAISNGKKVAVLAIDPSSAINKGSILGDKTRMEELAKEENAFIRPSPSSGFLGGVANTTFETMMICEAAGYDFILIETVGVGQSEVLVADITDVFLFLKIIGGGDELQGIKRGIMEMVDVIFINKVEKENLQKAKNTRLELKRALDFIPSKEKDWRVPVLLGSALHNEGLSDVFEKINEFISLKKKTNRFEEVRTQQAEKRFEYWVQEYILSMMKKNNAAEEAYIQHKKNASTMVSNPSTEAKLFVEKFLSKD, from the coding sequence ATGAAATTTTCTACAGAAGAGCTAATAGAAGGAATAAGATCGGGAAACAAACGCCTGATCGCAAAAGCTATTACATTGGTTGAAAGTAAAAAATCCGAGCACAGACAACAGGCGGAAGAACTGTTGAAACAGATCATGCCGTTCACAGGAAACTCAATCCGAGTAGGTGTTACGGGAGTTCCGGGGGCCGGAAAATCAACTTTCATAGAAAATTTCGGAAGACTGGCGATTTCTAATGGTAAAAAAGTGGCTGTCCTAGCCATTGACCCGAGTTCTGCTATTAATAAAGGAAGTATTTTGGGTGATAAAACCAGAATGGAAGAACTCGCCAAAGAAGAAAATGCCTTCATCCGCCCCTCCCCAAGTTCCGGATTTTTGGGAGGTGTTGCCAATACAACTTTTGAAACGATGATGATCTGTGAAGCAGCAGGCTATGATTTTATTTTAATTGAAACAGTTGGTGTGGGTCAGTCTGAAGTTCTGGTTGCTGATATTACTGATGTCTTTTTATTTTTAAAAATAATTGGCGGCGGTGATGAGCTTCAGGGAATCAAGCGCGGAATCATGGAAATGGTGGACGTGATTTTCATCAATAAAGTGGAAAAAGAAAATCTTCAGAAAGCAAAAAATACAAGGCTAGAATTAAAACGTGCGTTGGATTTTATTCCATCTAAAGAAAAAGACTGGAGAGTTCCTGTTTTGCTCGGTTCTGCCTTGCATAATGAAGGATTGAGTGATGTTTTCGAGAAAATTAATGAGTTTATTAGTCTTAAAAAGAAAACCAACCGATTTGAAGAAGTTCGGACTCAACAGGCAGAAAAACGCTTTGAATATTGGGTTCAGGAATATATTCTATCAATGATGAAGAAAAATAACGCTGCGGAAGAAGCTTATATTCAACATAAAAAAAATGCTTCGACCATGGTTTCCAATCCAAGTACCGAAGCAAAATTATTTGTGGAAAAATTTTTATCTAAAGATTAA
- a CDS encoding enolase C-terminal domain-like protein has translation MELRFELKQLHLKETFSIAYGNYNKRDALLIELSHQNCNGFGECVAIDYYQIDFQSFVLKLKEIKPKIEAQKIIHPKDFFKFLLNLNLHPFLLSALDCAYWDLFGKLENKSFIELNQIPSENSVESSITISVASVEDQIKKIEKSGWNKFKVKCKSLNKNDIERLLKLNRNIALDSNASFTDEDCIWLQENTEVQKFSYLEQPRPIDNYHVLKKESFANWMADEDCQNIDSLDELVPYYKSINIKLMKCGGLTPALEMIKKARELNYKIMIGCMTESTVGISAGCVLTGLVDYADLDGANLISNDYATGNFAENGKIILSQKPGLGIELK, from the coding sequence ATGGAATTACGGTTTGAGCTTAAACAATTACATTTAAAAGAAACATTTTCAATTGCTTACGGAAATTACAACAAAAGAGATGCATTATTGATAGAATTATCTCACCAAAATTGTAACGGGTTTGGAGAATGCGTCGCGATCGATTATTATCAAATTGATTTTCAAAGTTTTGTCTTAAAATTAAAAGAAATTAAACCTAAAATTGAAGCTCAGAAAATTATTCATCCGAAAGATTTTTTTAAATTTTTATTGAATCTAAATTTGCATCCCTTTTTACTTTCAGCATTGGATTGTGCCTACTGGGATTTGTTCGGTAAGCTGGAAAATAAAAGCTTTATTGAGCTAAATCAAATTCCTTCTGAAAATTCAGTTGAAAGTTCCATCACGATTTCCGTTGCCAGTGTTGAAGATCAAATTAAAAAAATTGAGAAAAGCGGGTGGAATAAGTTCAAGGTAAAATGTAAAAGTTTAAATAAAAATGATATTGAAAGACTGTTGAAGTTAAATAGAAATATCGCATTAGATTCCAACGCAAGCTTCACCGATGAAGACTGTATCTGGCTTCAGGAAAATACTGAGGTTCAAAAGTTTTCATATCTCGAACAGCCGAGACCCATCGACAATTATCACGTTTTAAAGAAAGAAAGTTTTGCCAATTGGATGGCAGATGAAGATTGCCAGAATATTGATTCTTTGGATGAATTAGTTCCATATTATAAAAGCATTAATATCAAATTAATGAAATGTGGCGGATTAACACCCGCTCTGGAAATGATTAAAAAAGCCCGTGAATTAAACTACAAAATCATGATCGGCTGCATGACAGAATCTACCGTTGGCATTTCTGCGGGATGTGTTTTGACAGGACTTGTTGATTATGCAGATTTAGATGGGGCAAATCTTATTTCCAACGATTATGCCACCGGAAATTTTGCAGAAAACGGCAAAATAATATTATCCCAAAAACCAGGCTTAGGAATTGAGCTGAAATAA
- a CDS encoding tetratricopeptide repeat protein encodes MTLTKSKYYFEALDNYPYSLPDCLEALNYALSYDPEDADSLCLMGRIYSEMLTDYEKAKLYFEEAMQCDVTNLNVPQYYIKCLLDNEDFQEAEKLIAYSLKIKGIDKSTLWLYRSLLSEKRGSLSNALKFLDEAEKYCFTSCSFEMIKDRKKFLKEKMPKKKQTKKKKETK; translated from the coding sequence ATGACCTTAACTAAAAGTAAATACTACTTCGAGGCTTTAGATAATTACCCTTACAGCTTGCCGGATTGCCTGGAAGCATTGAATTATGCGCTGTCTTACGATCCTGAAGATGCCGACAGCCTGTGTTTGATGGGAAGAATCTACAGCGAGATGCTGACCGACTACGAAAAAGCAAAGCTTTATTTTGAAGAAGCCATGCAATGTGATGTTACGAATTTAAACGTTCCGCAATATTACATCAAATGCCTTTTGGATAACGAAGATTTCCAGGAAGCAGAAAAACTGATTGCTTATTCATTAAAAATCAAAGGGATTGACAAATCAACCTTATGGTTATACAGATCTTTACTTTCTGAGAAGAGAGGAAGTTTATCTAATGCTTTGAAATTTTTAGACGAAGCTGAAAAATACTGTTTTACATCATGCAGTTTCGAGATGATAAAAGACCGTAAAAAATTCTTAAAAGAAAAAATGCCGAAGAAAAAGCAAACTAAAAAGAAGAAGGAGACGAAATAA
- the prfH gene encoding peptide chain release factor H, with protein MDKLIQITSGRGPLECQWVVAKVLKVFLDETKNDNIDYEIIHRENGDENLTLKSVTILLKGKNLNEFLKTWLGSICWTGKSTFRKLHKRSNWFIGIFELEGLEKIDFNEKDIQFQTTRSQGSGGQNVNKVNTAVRATHLPTGQSVFVQDSRSQLENKKLSITRLKEKVTGIYIQQLEKRMQETWNNHLQVQRGNPIRTFSGTDFKKNYQEKSFKKQRNQLKNELKNYKNDLN; from the coding sequence ATGGACAAATTAATACAAATAACCTCAGGAAGAGGACCTTTAGAATGTCAATGGGTGGTTGCCAAAGTTCTGAAGGTTTTCCTTGATGAAACAAAAAACGATAATATAGATTACGAAATCATACACCGAGAAAATGGTGATGAAAATCTGACATTGAAATCTGTAACCATCCTTTTAAAAGGAAAAAATTTAAATGAATTTTTAAAAACATGGTTGGGAAGTATTTGTTGGACAGGAAAAAGCACATTCCGGAAATTGCACAAAAGAAGCAATTGGTTCATAGGGATTTTTGAACTGGAAGGATTAGAGAAGATTGATTTTAATGAAAAAGACATTCAGTTTCAAACTACAAGAAGCCAGGGAAGTGGCGGACAAAACGTGAATAAAGTGAACACCGCTGTTCGCGCAACACACTTACCTACGGGACAAAGTGTTTTTGTGCAGGATTCCCGGTCACAATTGGAGAATAAAAAATTGTCGATCACAAGACTAAAAGAAAAAGTGACAGGAATTTATATTCAACAATTGGAAAAGAGGATGCAGGAAACCTGGAACAACCATTTGCAGGTGCAGAGAGGAAATCCGATCCGAACATTTTCCGGAACAGATTTTAAAAAGAATTATCAGGAAAAATCTTTCAAAAAACAAAGAAATCAACTGAAAAATGAATTAAAAAACTACAAAAATGACCTTAACTAA
- a CDS encoding nucleotidyltransferase domain-containing protein, with protein MGASHNIKRYGEVWPEFRIQHGLEILEKLKNKVILSGGWAWHFLSETGHTEYKHAHDHKDIDIFVSKENVAEVVMTLQQEGFQKVWTRYDHLPSEENFRRYEKTVELENKKFHRITIDFFERNDLETVEANGFTVVKPDVLLSFYRNIHSSDKCWAVMAAKDLLERGIDPVGHPRLSEMPK; from the coding sequence ATGGGAGCATCACATAACATAAAAAGATACGGTGAAGTCTGGCCGGAATTTAGAATTCAACACGGACTGGAAATTTTAGAAAAATTAAAAAATAAAGTCATTTTATCAGGAGGTTGGGCGTGGCATTTTTTGTCTGAAACAGGGCATACGGAATACAAGCACGCTCACGACCATAAGGATATTGATATTTTTGTGTCTAAAGAAAATGTTGCTGAAGTCGTTATGACTCTTCAGCAGGAGGGTTTTCAGAAAGTATGGACCCGCTACGATCATTTACCAAGTGAAGAAAATTTCCGCAGGTACGAGAAAACAGTCGAACTGGAAAATAAAAAGTTTCACAGAATAACAATAGACTTTTTTGAAAGAAACGATTTGGAAACCGTCGAAGCCAACGGATTTACAGTTGTGAAACCGGATGTTTTACTTTCATTTTACAGAAATATCCATTCTAGTGATAAATGTTGGGCAGTGATGGCTGCAAAAGATTTATTAGAAAGAGGAATTGATCCCGTTGGTCATCCGAGATTAAGTGAAATGCCAAAATAA